A single region of the Brachypodium distachyon strain Bd21 chromosome 3, Brachypodium_distachyon_v3.0, whole genome shotgun sequence genome encodes:
- the LOC100824806 gene encoding uncharacterized protein LOC100824806: protein MGYVLSAVARVLQQPTAWGAACEMALLAGPLWAAALVGLLLGWAWRPRWAAGIVATADPPQFATAEFWRGQLPARLRAPLDYFAGGTAATAAAQQEEEETSLQGSSEMANEELAVGKDDLVKLWRLVEGNDGGPSWIKMMEKALPDMTYQAWRRDPQNGPPQYQSSTIFENATPEEVRDFFGDDEFRMSNKWDDMLISHKTLEECQTTGMMKVHWVRKFPFFCSDREYIIARRIWKLGSAYYCVTKGVQCSSIPRRSKPRRVDLYYSSWCIRAVESRRGNGGSTACEILLFHHEDMGIPYEIAKIGIRQGMWGCVKRIEPGLRAYQEARAAGEPPSPSALMARINTKVGDNFVRALESNSNQSDIVEAEEKPVKNRVARFLVLGGAVALACTLDQGLLTKALIFGVARKFVGQRNAL from the exons aTGGGGTACGTGCtgtcggcggtggcgagggTGCTCCAGCAGCCCACGGCGTGGGGCGCCGCCTGCGAGATGGCGCTCCTCGCGGGGCCGCTCTGGGCGGCGGCCCTCGTcgggctcctcctcggctGGGCCTGGCGCCCGCGCTGGGCGGCCGGCAtcgtcgccaccgccgaccCGCCGCAATTCGCCACGGCCGAATTCTGGAGGGGCCAGCTCcccgcccgcctccgcgcgCCTCTCGACTACTTCGCCGGtggcaccgccgccaccgccgcggcgcagcaggaggaggaagagaccTCCCTGCAAGG GTCATCGGAGATGGCGAACGAGGAGCTGGCGGTGGGGAAGGATGACCTGGTGAAGCTCTGGAGGCTGGTGGAAGGCAACGACGGTGGCCCATCGTGGATCAAGATGATGGAGAAGGCGCTGCCTGACATGACCTACCAGGCATGGAGGAGGGATCCCCAG AATGGTCCTCCGCAATACCAGAGCAGCACAATCTTTGAGAATGCAACCCCGGAAGAAGTTAGGGACTTCTTTGGGGACGATGAGTTCCGGATGTCTAACAAGTGGGATGATATGCTTATCTCTCACAAAACATTGGAGGAGTGTCAGACAACTGGGATGATGAAAGTGCATTGGGTTCGCAAG TTCCCCTTCTTCTGTAGCGACAGGGAGTACATCATTGCCCGTCGGATATGGAAACTTGGAAGCGCATACTACTGTGTTACAAAG GGTGTGCAATGTTCATCCATCCCACGGCGCAGCAAACCTCGTAGAGTGGATCTGTATTACTCAAGCTGGTGCATCCGTGCCG TGGAGTCAAGACGAGGGAACGGTGGATCAACGGCCTGTGAGATTCTCTTATTCCACCATGAGGACATGGGCATCCCATATGAAATTGCAAAGATTGGCATTCGGCAGGGTATGTGGGGATGCGTAAAGAGAATTGAACCTGGACTTCGTGCCTATCAGGAAGCAAGGGCTGCTGGGGAGCCACCATCACCGAGTGCATTGATGGCACGGATCAATACCAAGGTTGGCGACAATTTTGTTCGGGCATTGGAATCCAACAGCAACCAATCAGATATCGTGGAAGCAGAAGAGAAACCTGTGAAGAACCGCGTAGCGAGATTCCTTGTG
- the LOC100826673 gene encoding protein LOW PSII ACCUMULATION 2, chloroplastic yields the protein MATAISSSLSAASLLRPVPSRHRPLLRALAASGSGGKKKKPGKSKGKAKTLEPPPDVVRRAPAGSASVFEQQRTEPGFKPGGDGERPSAEEARQRQATESAFVIAWLGLGGVILFQGLALAASGFLPAEWDSFLVKFLYPSFTPTVLLFIGGTTGYGVFKYFEGEKSKS from the exons ATGGCCACGGCgatctcttcctccctctccgccgcgTCCCTCCTACGCCCCGTCCCGTCCCGCCACCGCCCGCTCCTCCGCGCGCTCGCGGCCTCGGGGTCGGggggcaagaagaagaagcccggCAAGTCCAAGGGCAAGGCGAAGACACTGGAGCCGCCGCCCGACGTGGTGCGgcgcgcgccggcggggagCGCGTCGGTGTTCGAGCAGCAGCGGACGGAGCCCGGGTTCAagcccggcggcgacggggagcGGCcctcggcggaggaggcgcggcagcggcaggccACCGAGAGCGCCTTCGTCATCGCCTGgctcggcctcggcggcgtcATCCTCTTCCAGGGCCTtgcgctcgccgcctccg GTTTTCTGCCCGCAGAATGGGACAGCTTTCTTGTCAAATTCCTTTATCCATCTTTCACTCCGACTGTACTCTTGTTTATCGGGGGTACGACTGGATATGGTGTCTTCAAGTACTTTGAAGGCgagaaaagcaaaagctag
- the LOC100825108 gene encoding LOW QUALITY PROTEIN: BTB/POZ and MATH domain-containing protein 6 (The sequence of the model RefSeq protein was modified relative to this genomic sequence to represent the inferred CDS: deleted 2 bases in 1 codon), with protein MAFAGVSVIDDGKLCASTASPVDAGYDDSGYHLLVVQGYTRTTKDTPTGEYVESRPFKVGGVRFLLRCYPNGRNEDAKEFISVTLDFGEQDPGVVHLFPVSVRCAKSLIDQTAQQVSSEIKRGDETYISTECLYEDVVRRDVLERSRHLKNDSFTIRHFSNLLLTKKGSDITFEVGGKMIAAHRCVLGARSSVFMEQFFGAGVMNEGATATSVVKIDGIKETVFRGLLTYVYTDALPYIRSDKMEEDEGEKQERNGKGQVEAGEEEGETDEEETDEEEREENR; from the exons ATGGCTTTCGCTGGCGTCTCTGTCATCGACGACGGCAAGCTGTGCGCCTCCACCGCGTCGCCTGTCGACGCCGGCTACGACGACAGCGGCTACCACTTGCTCGTGGTCCAGGGCTACACTCGTACCACCAAAGACACGCCAACGGGCGAGTATGTTGAGTCTCGTCCTTTCAAAGTTGGAGGCGTTCGCTTCCTTCTCCGCTGTTACCCTAATGGACGGAATGAGGACGCCAAAGAATTTATATCCGTTACGCTTGACTTTGGCGAACAAGACCCGGGAGTAGTACATCTTTTTCCCGTTTCAGTTCGGTGTGCAAAAAGCTTAATTGACCAGACAGCCCAGCAAGTGTCATCAGAAATCAAACGAGGAGATGAAACCTACATATCT ACAGAATGTCTCTACGAGGATGTCGTTAGAAGGGATGTCTTGGAAAGGTCTAGGCATCTAAAAAATGACAGCTTCACTATCCG CCATTTCAGCAACCTCCTCCTGACCAAGAAGGGCAGTGACATTACCTTTGAGGTTGGCGGCAAGATGATTGCGGCGCACCGATGCGTACTTGGGGCCCGATCTTCTGTCTTCATGGAACAGTTCTTTGGGGCCGGCGTCATGAATGAGGGCGCTACTGCAACAAGTGTTGTGAAGATAGATGGCATCAAAGAAACCGTGTTCAGGGGCTTGCTTACTTATGTCTACACAGATGCATTGCCCTACATCCGCTCGGACAAGATGGAGGAAGATGAAGGAGAAAAGCAAGAAAGAAACGGCAAGGGGCAGGTTGAagcaggagaagaagaaggagaaacaGATGAAGAGGAAACAGAtgaagaggaaagagaagagaacagATGA
- the LOC100825415 gene encoding BTB/POZ and MATH domain-containing protein 2, producing the protein MAFAGVSVCPYTESTFDAGAINSGYHLLVVQGYTRVTEDSIPRCGYIHSRPFMVGGHLWSLESYPFGCCQDEFMSVYLCCLEDDTDDTAPVRAQFSLSFIDQPELRTSFTCGRKIHDFYPGTTNNLYGEERFMRKNVFERSRHLKDDGFVIRCDILVIENNTNKTDTAEEEQVPMVTDTEKQADGSGTHDTDADAEEQPPVDMRSHFSDLLRTKESSDVTFEVGGEKFAAHRCVLAARSTVFKEKLFGNVVLEAKGGAVLKIDDIKPNVFSALLTFIYTDAFCGMEVDNEPKPVTWLLQLLKAADTYDLQKLRLICEEMLAGRYMQVTNVAVIVAVAERRRCHWLKEMCLEFIKSHTRLLKIFTDDGLEEMIRTCSPSVLKELVAKFAVPN; encoded by the coding sequence ATGGCTTTCGCTGGCGTCTCTGTCTGCCCCTACACCGAGTCGACCTTCGACGCCGGCGCCATCAACAGCGGCTACCACTTGCTCGTCGTCCAAGGCTACACTCGTGTTACCGAAGACAGTATTCCCCGCTGCGGTTACATCCATTCTCGCCCTTTCATGGTTGGAGGACATCTCTGGAGTCTCGAGTCGTACCCTTTTGGTTGCTGCCAAGATGAATTTATGTCGGTTTATCTTTGCTGTCTTGAGGATGATACGGACGATACGGCGCCCGTGAGAGCTCAGTTTTCCTTGAGTTTCATTGACCAGCCCGAGTTGCGGACGTCCTTCACCTGTGGACGCAAAATACATGACTTCTATCCAGGCACTACCAATAATCTTTATGGTGAAGAGAGATTCATGAGAAAGAATGTTTTCGAAAGATCAAGACACCTCAAGGACGACGGCTTCGTCATCCGGTGCGACATCCTTGTCATTGAGAACAATACTAACAAGACAGAcacggccgaggaggagcaggtTCCCATGGTAACTGACACTGAGAAGCAAGCAGATGGCTCCGGCACTCATGACACCGATGCCGATGCGGAGGAGCAGCCACCCGTCGACATGCGGAGCCATTTCAGCGACCTCCTCCGGACCAAGGAGAGCTCCGACGTTACCTTTGAGGTCGGCGGCGAGAAGTTCGCTGCACACCGTTGTGTGCTTGCAGCTCGATCTACCGTCTTCAAGGAGAAGCTTTTTGGCAACGTTGTTCTGGAGGCCAAGGGTGGTGCTGTCTTAAAGATAGATGACATCAAGCCAAATGTGTTCAGTGCCCTTCTTACCTTCATTTACACCGACGCGTTCTGCGGCATGGAGGTGGACAACGAGCCAAAGCCCGTGACGTGGCTGCTGCAGTTGCTTAAAGCTGCAGATACATATGATCTCCAGAAGCTCAGGTTGATCTGTGAAGAGATGTTGGCCGGTCGTTATATGCAAGTGACCAACGTGGCAGTCATTGTTGCGGTAGCTGAGCGTAGACGGTGCCACTGGTTGAAGGAAATGTGCTTGGAGTTCATCAAATCTCACACCCGTTTGCTCAAGATTTTCACGGATGATGGCTTGGAGGAGATGATCAGAACCTGCAGCCCCTCTGTTCTCAAGGAGCTCGTCGCCAAGTTTGCAgttcctaattaa
- the LOC100825721 gene encoding BTB/POZ and MATH domain-containing protein 3, producing the protein MAFAGLSVIVDGELNPYTESPVDAGGKSDYRLLVVQGFTRNPIKDNPIWPCRCIHSRPFIVGGQRWCLIYYPKGLSAKDSISIFLTSLNDDDDDGTANDDEERVVRARFRFSFIDQPELRPPFTRRCRICDFYPDSCDYDYNGKYRFFRRDVLERSRHFKDDSFVILCDVLVVDDDADTAEEEDDMATDTQEVQLPDMLQSHLSNLLTKEGTDVTFEVGDKKFAAHRSVLAARSAVFKEKLSSGTRDAVLKIDDMEPDVFGALLTFIYTDVFCGMDNEPKPVTWLLQLLKAADTYDLQKLRLICEEMLAGRFMDEDTMADIIEVAERRRCRWLKEMCLEFIKSHTRLLKIFTDDGLEEMIRTCSPSVLKELIAKFALPNEFSMSLSSSTSSS; encoded by the coding sequence ATGGCTTTCGCTGGCCTCTCTGTCATCGTCGACGGCGAGCTGAACCCCTACACCGAGTCGCCcgtcgacgccggcggcaagAGCGACTACCGCTTGCTCGTCGTACAGGGCTTCACTCGTAACCCCATCAAAGACAATCCCATATGGCCTTGCAGGTGCATCCATTCTCGTCCTTTCATAGTTGGAGGCCAACGCTGGTGTCTCATTTACTACCCTAAAGGTCTCTCTGCTAAGGACTCTATTTCGATTTTCCTTACCTCTcttaatgatgatgatgatgatggtacGGCTAATGACGATGAGGAGCGGGTCGTGAGAGCTCGCTTTCGCTTCAGTTTCATTGACCAGCCCGAGTTGCGGCCGCCCTTCACCCGTCGATGCAGAATATGTGACTTCTATCCAGACTCTTGTGACTACGATTATAATGGCAAGTACAGATTCTTCAGAAGGGATGTTTTGGAAAGATCAAGACACTTCAAGGATGATAGCTTTGTCATCCTATGTGACGTCCTTGTCGTTGACGACGACGCCGACACcgctgaggaggaggatgacatGGCAACTGACACGCAGGAGGTGCAGCTACCCGACATGCTGCAGAGCCATCTCAGCAACCTCCTGACCAAGGAGGGCACGGACGTTACCTTTGAGGTCGGCGACAAGAAATTCGCTGCGCACCGTTCCGTGCTTGCAGCTCGATCTGCCGTCTTTAAGGAGAAGCTCTCATCTGGCACCAGGGATGCTGTGTTGAAGATAGATGACATGGAGCCAGATGTGTTCGGTGCCCTTCTTACCTTCATTTACACCGACGTGTTCTGCGGCATGGACAACGAGCCAAAGCCCGTGACGTGGCTGCTGCAGTTGCTTAAAGCTGCAGATACATATGATCTCCAGAAGCTCAGGTTGATCTGTGAAGAGATGTTGGCTGGTCGTTTTATGGACGAGGACACGATGGCAGACATCATTGAAGTAGCTGAGCGTAGGCGGTGCCGCTGGTTGAAGGAAATGTGCTTGGAGTTTATCAAATCTCACACCCGTTTGCTCAAGATTTTCACGGATGATGGCTTGGAGGAGATGATCAGAACCTGCAGCCCCTCTGTTCTCAAGGAGCTCATCGCCAAGTTTGCACTTCCTAATGAGTTCTCAATGAGCTTATCGTCTAGTACCTCTAGCTCATGA